The genomic segment CCAGCCGGATGAACAACCAGGACTGCTTTCACGCCGGGAAGCTTCTCAGCGGCAGAAACGTCAATCGAGGTGACTTTGGCATGGGCGTAGGGGCAACTGCAGAGTTTGGCGATCAGTCTTCCGGACGGGTTGGTGTCGTAGGTATATTGGGCCCGGCCGCTCGACTTCTCAGGACCGTCAATCCGCTCGATGCTTTTCCCGATCAACTCGCGGTGTCCTTCCGGCGGCCAATCATATTTACACGTTGCCATGAGCGCCTCCCTTCATTCCCTTCGCAGCTTCAAGGACCGCATGCCGGATGCCCCGGTAAGTCCCACAGCGGCAGATGTTCCCACCCAGGTTCTTGGCAACTTCTTCCATCGTCGGATTCTGGTCTCGCTCCAGGTAAGCCGTGCAGGCCATCACAAAGCCCGGCGTGCAGAATCCGCACTGCTGGGCGTCGTGCTGGACAAAGGCTTCCATCACCGGCGCGAGCTTTCCCTCGCTGGCGAGCCCTTCGATGGTGGTGATGTTGTGCCCCTGGGCCTCGATGGCCAGCACCGTGCAGGCGTAGACGGGCTGGCGGTCAATCATCACGGTGCAGGCCCCACAGGTGGCGCGGTCACAAACTTTTTTGGAACCGGTGATCGACAGCCGGTCGCGCAAGGCGTCCAGCAGCGTGACGCGCGGCTCAAGATTCAACTTGTGGACCTTTCCGTTTACGCGAAGAGTTACGGGAACGGCCCCTGGGCCTACAAATCCAGCCTCCGAGCCGGGAGGTGCGGCGCTTGCGACGGCGCCGCCAACCAGCAGGCTGCCCGATACCGTAACACCGGCCCCCTTCAGGAAATCCCGGCGCGTCAATGCAGACTTCTCCGGCCCAGCTTTCCCGTGCCGGTCCTTTTTCCGTCTCATAGTGGGCTCCTTGTTGGGTTTTTAACTTCCGCCAGTTTCTGTGTTCAGGATCTAAAAGCCGTTGTGCAGACCAGACATCCAGCCTTCTAATTGCATGAAGAGAGCAGTATTATACCACCAGGAAATATTCCCACCACGAATTTCTGAGGTGTATGCAGTTTTATGGTTCATGCCAACGGTCGCTCGGTCCCTGCCCCGTTTCAGCCGTGGACGGATTCCGGGACCGGCGCAGGGGCCTCGACGTCACCCTCAGCCCGCCGGCGCTGGAACCGGCTGCCAAGCCAGTGCTGGAACTGGTCCAGATACGTGTAATACACGGGGGTGATATACAACGTAATAATCTGCGAGAAGATAAGGCCGCCGACCACGGCCATACCCAGCGGCCGGCGTGACTCAGCGCCTGCGCCCAGGCCGAGGGCGATGGGCAGGATCCCCATCAGGGCGGCAAACGTCGTCATCATGATGGGACGGAAACGAACGATGGCGCCGTGATAGATGGCTTCCGTCGTTGACCTGCCGCCGGTCCGCTGGGCGTCGAGCGCGAAGTCAATCATCATGATGGCGTTCTTCTTCACAATACCAATCAGCATGATGATGCCGACAAACCCATACAGGTCGAGCTCCATATGAAAGGCCAGCAGGGTAACCAGAGCGCCGAGGGCCGCCGAGG from the Terriglobia bacterium genome contains:
- a CDS encoding (2Fe-2S)-binding protein, with protein sequence MRRKKDRHGKAGPEKSALTRRDFLKGAGVTVSGSLLVGGAVASAAPPGSEAGFVGPGAVPVTLRVNGKVHKLNLEPRVTLLDALRDRLSITGSKKVCDRATCGACTVMIDRQPVYACTVLAIEAQGHNITTIEGLASEGKLAPVMEAFVQHDAQQCGFCTPGFVMACTAYLERDQNPTMEEVAKNLGGNICRCGTYRGIRHAVLEAAKGMKGGAHGNV